In Corvus moneduloides isolate bCorMon1 chromosome 12, bCorMon1.pri, whole genome shotgun sequence, the following proteins share a genomic window:
- the MLKL gene encoding mixed lineage kinase domain-like protein, with product MDIVERVLSVAQAIHAQFEQVKCCKHQCQRLVERIQILLEPVRILRAQPRQHISHHEEELMKKLLWALWEAQKLVMKYSQTSWIQKFLRARSAGEEFVWVNESLEDIAQGLSLLLQAEQKQAFLEAFQSKTCRRQDAEDLRDDRAFLDQVIASTEEPQGVAEEIYIDRQYMENKVDWMQSELNKVIREMERLKKVNVGKREDITEIKRDQLTFHRHLQDTESYDLYEGEYLKYPVAIKTFKRPLTTDPVKVRDIFEKEIQTLKKFESPNILRMYGICIEENDGSPCFSIVMEYCKHGTLRDVLNKQQHLSWDIRIRMALGAARGLYRLHQTGEKSRVHGCICSSKFLVAGDYCVKLSGFELCETESSIKRKAQKNWKQVSMLAYIAPENLKDITYPYKRPCEIYSFGIVLAEIATSKIPFEGCTSEEIVEKICNHHYWDPLGEDCPDDLRKIIEQCRAFEPSQRPSAEEIVDLLADLEKSRNHGS from the exons ATGGACATCGTGGAGAGGGTCCTCTCCGTGGCCCAGGCCATCCATGCCCAATTCGAGCAGGTGAAGTGCTGTAAGCACCAGTGCCAGCGCCTCGTGGAGCGCATCCAGATCCTGCTGGAGCCCGTGAGGATACTTAGGGCTCAGCCACGACAGCACATCTCCCACCACGAAGAGGAACTGATGAAAAAACTGCTCTGGGCACTGTGGGAAGCCCAGAAACTGGTGATGAAATACAGCCAGACCAGCTGGATCCAGAAGTTCCTGCGAGCCCGAAGTGCTGGTGAGGAGTTTGTCTGGGTGAATGAAAGCCTGGAGGACATTGCCCAGGGCCTCTcgctcctgctgcaggcagagcagaagcaggCTTTCCTGGAAGCCTTCCAGTCAAAGACATGTCGCAGGCAGGATGCTGAGGACCTGAGGGATGACAGAGCTTTCTTGGACCAGGTGATTGCAA GTACTGAGGAGCCCCAAGGTGTGGCTGAGGAGATCTACATCGACAGGCAGTATATGGAGAACAAGGTAGACTGGATGCAAAGCGAGCTGAACAAAGTCATTCGTGAGATGGAGC GCTTGAAGAAGGTCAACGTTGGTAAAAGAGAAGACATCACTGAGATCAAGCGGGACCAACTCACTTTCCACAGGCACCTACAGGACACCGAGAGCTATGACCTTTATGAGGGCGAGTACCTCAAGTACCCTGTTGCCATCAAAACTTTCAAGAGGCCACTGACCACTGACCCAGT CAAGGTGAGAGACATCTTTGAAAAGGAGATTCAGACCCTGAAGAAGTTTGAGTCTCCAAACATCCTGCGCATGTACGGGATCTGCATTGAGGAGAACG ACGGGAGCCCCTGCTTCTCCATCGTCATGGAGTACTGTAAGCACGGGACGCTGCGGGATGTGCTGAACAAGCAACAGCATCTTTCCTGGGACATCCGCATTCGGAtggccctgggagctgccagaggCCTTTACAG GTTGCACCAGACAGGGGAGAAGTCTCGAGTCCACGGCTGCATCTGCAGTAGCAAGTTCCTGGTGGCTGGGGATTACTGTGTGAAG CTGTCAGGATTTGAGCTGTGCGAAACAGAATCATCCATCAAGAGAAAAGCCCAGAAGAATTGGAAACAAGTCTCTATGTTGGCTTACATAGCTCCAGAGAACCTAAAAGACATCACCTACCCTTACAAGAGGCCCTGTGAAATATACAG CTTTGGGATCGTTCTGGCAGAGATTGCAACCTCCAAAATCCCATTTGAAG GCTGCACTTCTGAGGAGATCGTGGAGAAAATCTGCAATCACCATTACTGGGATCCTCTTGGGGAAGATTGTCCTGACGACCTGAGGAAAATCATTGAACAGTGCCGGGCCTTTGAGCCTTCCCAGCGCCCTTCTGCCGAGG AGATTGTGGACTTGCTGGCTGAcctggaaaaaagcagaaaccacGGAAGTTAA